One Seriola aureovittata isolate HTS-2021-v1 ecotype China chromosome 3, ASM2101889v1, whole genome shotgun sequence genomic window, TGTGCAATGTCAGGGATGATGGGAATGCTCACATAAATCCTCACAACTATAAGTTCTTAAAAATACAGATATAGACAAATCAATGCAGCATTTCCACTGAATTTGAATAATAAACTATTGCAGCTTTTATCGTTGTGCATTCTATCACACATTACAAAAGCTACTCTCTTGTGCAAATTCTGGGATTTTTCCAATTATTCCTCCATATAATAATCCTTTCAATGCACATTACAGATATAGGCCTACTGGGGTTAAAGTTTATGATAAGTAAGTACAATAAACCTTATGTGTTATTCATGAGATTCAACACTTGTATATTTCCTCCCTACTTCCTGCCCATCCGCTCATCTTTCCATCTCAGAGGCAAAAAGCCTTTCAGGGTGAACACCCACAAAAAccatcagcaacaacaacaatgaagcACTTAGCTGTGGAACGAcccatctttgtttttcacaaatGTGACAAATCCAATGGAGCCACACTCTTTCCTACtaacaaatcaaatcaactcTTGTGGTATGCTTCATTCTGGGGTGGTTCTGCTTATGGAAAATTCCTCCCACCTTTTTTTGACCGACCTCTCGTGAACTTGGACATGCTCATAAGTGTGACATTttgctctctctgcttctcagtACCTCTAGCAACTTGTCTTGTGTAGCCATGATCACTAAAGAAGTGAAGCATCCTTTATGTGCTGGTAAAATCCCCCCATTTAAGTGCTTCACCCCACTTGTACCTGTTCTCAGAGATTGAATTACTACAGGGTAATGGAAACCATGCAGAGTGCTGTGGGACATTCTTTTCCCACACAACAACCGTTTAATCACAGGCAAACATTGGGCAATGTGCCACATTATATATCATCGTCTATATGTGAGtgagtggaggagagacagagagaccacagaaagaaagaaagaaagaaagaaagaaagaaagaaagaaagaaagaaagagtgtgtctgtgtgtgttgtgagggGACATACTGTGTAATCCTATACAACTACAGGTaaagtgtgtatctgtgctttGTGTTAGATACACTTCAGTCaagtaaatacaaacacaagagTGAAATCCATATTTGCAGGAAACCTGGGTCAATATCAGGATCATCATAATGGATCTTAATTGAAGTAATAAAAGGGTAACATGATGAAAAGACTGGCCAGTTGGTATGAAGTCATTCTTTAATGAAAGATTAACATGGCTCATCTAACCTGACTGCTGCTGAGTGgagtatgggtgtgtgtgtgtgtgtgtgtgtgtgtgtgtgtgtgtgtgtgtgtgtttgtaatagCCCGTTTCACCCACAACCACAGGTTTTTCTGACCGGAGGAACCACATCACCACCTCCCTTCCTTACCACTGCCAGGTTTCACTGTTGTCCGGTGTCACGATCTTCATTATCTTTTTCCTCAACTCTCTCTCTTCGATTATCTCTTCTCTTGCCACTCTTTTGCAGCTCACCACCATCCAGCTTtgattttcctcttcctctctccagtgATGTCGTCTCTTCTGAGGGAGGAGATGCAGAGGGTTTTGTTCCGACCTGCAAAACAGAGACTGGTGGAGTTTATTGAGATTGAAGAGCCGTCGCATGGaagacattttctttgtgtctcagGTAAATAGGATTTTTAGATATGTTCAACCTTTCAACACAACGTCAGATCTTGTATTCTTGCCATAAATCCTTGCATAAAATTTTTTAATGAGGACAACATTTAATAATCTTTATAATGGATTTTTAATTCTGCAAATATAATGCAGAATATTTTGGTTCTATAGAAGCTGAATATGGCCTTGTACTGTTGTATTAAACACTAACTATGTAAAGTCTTTTACCTCTTCAAGGTAAAACTTAAAACTGAATTTTCTTGTGCACCTGtttacttggaaaaaaaaagaaaggtgttttttttttttcatttttctgcagttGCAAAAACCAAAGTGGTGCAGTTATGTATAGTGCGATGTCAGATATCGGAGCCATCTCTTAAGTCTGGATCCAAGAGGTCCCACACCAAACGCTCCAGCATACAGGACTGCTACAGGAGGACGGAGACCTGGTCCCTGCAAGACCTGACTCTTGTTGATGGACGGGACCCTGATGTGGTGAGTCACCATATTGAATTACAATTTTCGATTACATAGTATTGCCATAAGGAAAGGTTGGTATGAATGCCACATAAAATACTGCcattgaaatataatattttctaCTCTCCAATAAAATTTGTTCCCAATCTCTCTGTATAATTACAAAAGCTTTGAAACAATGTAATTTGTTTCAAGATATAATTTCACATAGTtacacatttaattattttatgtttcatgctATACTACATATATGATACTTATGGTGTCTTGTGTGGACCCAAAAGGAATTTCACCTGTCTCTCATTGGGAtcctaaataaaaacaaagtaagtaAAATGCATAAGAAGAGTTACAACACAAATATCTGTGCCTAACACTGAAGCTATACCAACTTTATTATGAACAACTACTTCAATCATCTGTTATCCTGTTCCTGCAGAAATCTtggtgtgattaaaaaaaactcaaggTCCATAAAGTTTTAACtgaagctttcaaccacatttcGTCAGTTAAGGGACggtgtgttttcacagttgaGGATCAAGAAATTCCTCA contains:
- the exoc1l gene encoding exocyst complex component 1-like; this encodes MSSLLREEMQRVLFRPAKQRLVEFIEIEEPSHGRHFLCVSVAKTKVVQLCIVRCQISEPSLKSGSKRSHTKRSSIQDCYRRTETWSLQDLTLVDGRDPDVDDPCFLLHFDKVRTVTAVSCSAKYTIVRALVALSDRHCQRSLNLRNFDWTYIRPTSFYSNRGDCVVLTQICFYAFNLVCLSMCPVPLDA